One window of the Ictidomys tridecemlineatus isolate mIctTri1 chromosome 11, mIctTri1.hap1, whole genome shotgun sequence genome contains the following:
- the LOC101967299 gene encoding histone H3, which produces MARTKQTARKSTGGKAPRKQLATKAARKSAPATGGVKKPHRYRPGTVALREIRRYQKSTELLIRKLPFQRLVREIAQDFKTDLRFQSSAVMALQEASEAYLVGLFEDTNLCAIHAKRVTIMPKDIQLARRIRGERA; this is translated from the coding sequence ATGGCCCGAACCAAGCAGACCGCGCGCAAGTCGACCGGCGGCAAGGCCCCGCGCAAGCAGCTGGCCACCAAGGCGGCCCGCAAGAGCGCGCCGGCCACCGGCGGCGTCAAGAAGCCCCACCGCTACCGGCCCGGCACCGTGGCGCTGCGCGAGATCCGGCGCTACCAGAAGTCCACCGAGCTGCTGATCCGCAAGCTGCCGTTCCAGCGGCTGGTGCGCGAGATCGCGCAGGACTTCAAGACCGACCTGCGCTTCCAGAGCTCGGCCGTCATGGCGCTGCAGGAGGCCAGCGAGGCCTACCTGGTGGGGCTGTTCGAGGACACCAACCTGTGCGCCATCCACGCCAAGCGCGTCACCATCATGCCCAAGGACATCCAGCTGGCCCGCCGCATCCGCGGGGAGCGGGCTTAA
- the LOC101967012 gene encoding histone H2A type 2-A, translated as MSGRGKQGGKARAKAKSRSSRAGLQFPVGRVHRLLRKGNYAERVGAGAPVYMAAVLEYLTAEILELAGNAARDNKKTRIIPRHLQLAIRNDEELNKLLGKVTIAQGGVLPNIQAVLLPKKTESHHKAKGK; from the coding sequence ATGTCCGGCCGTGGCAAGCAGGGAGGCAAGGCCCGCGCCAAGGCCAAGTCGCGCTCCTCGCGCGCAGGCCTCCAGTTCCCGGTGGGCCGGGTGCACCGCCTGCTGCGCAAGGGCAACTACGCCGAGCGGGTGGGGGCCGGCGCGCCCGTCTACATGGCGGCGGTGCTCGAGTACCTGACGGCCGAGATCCTGGAGCTGGCTGGCAACGCGGCCCGCGACAACAAGAAGACGCGCATCATCCCCCGTCACCTCCAGCTGGCCATCCGCAACGACGAGGAGCTGAACAAGCTGCTGGGCAAAGTGACCATCGCCCAGGGCGGCGTCCTGCCCAACATCCAGGCCGTGCTGCTCCCGAAGAAGACGGAGAGTCACCACAAGGCAAAGGGGAAGTGA